Proteins encoded in a region of the Raphanus sativus cultivar WK10039 chromosome 8, ASM80110v3, whole genome shotgun sequence genome:
- the LOC108822082 gene encoding THO complex subunit 2 isoform X2, with product MSLPLLECKYVTEEFVREGKSGGNYGSKLPSSVPMLRFLYELCWVLVRGELPIQSCKAVLEKVKFLDNPSKEELASCFADVVTQIAQDLTMSGDQRSRLTKLAKWLVESQTVPQRIFQERCEEEFLWEAEMVKIKAQDLKGKEVRLNTRLLYQQTKFNLLREESEGYAKLITLLCRGSAGSSHNASAATMGIIKSLIGHFDLDPNRVFDIVLDCFELEQDYDTFLNLIPIFPKSHASQILGFKFQYYQRLEVNSPVPSGLYKLTALLVKKDFINLESIYAHLLPKDEEVFEDYNTYSAKRFEEANNIGKINLAATGKDLMEDEKQGDFKVDLYAALDMEREAVTERIPELENNQTLGLLDGFLSVDDWKHANIMFERLAPLNPVAHNHICGGLLRLIEKKITLAYRIARQTRFQNSSPAGSEKITPAANIVFDDETCRDLKDVFQMLVTVGPYLYRNTQLLQKICRVLRVYYLSSNQQKEVRFRVEEALGTCLLPSLQLIPANPAVGHEIWEVMSLLPYEVRYRLYGEWEKDDERNPLLLAARQVAKLDTRWILKRLAKENLKPLGRMVAKLAHANPMTVLRTIVIQIEAYKDMIAPVVDAFKYLTQLEYDILEYVVIERLVQSGRAKLKDDGINLSDWLQSLASFWGHLCKKYPSMELRGLFQYLVNQLKRGEGIELVLLQELIQQMANVQYTENLTEDQLDAMAGSETLRYHATSFGMTRNNKALVKSSNRLRDSLLPNDEPKLAIPLLLLIAQHRSLVVVNADAPYIKMVTEQFDRCHGILLQYVDFLSSAVSPATAYAQLVPSLEELVQTNHLEPEVAFLVFRPVMRLFKCGRNGDVSWPLDSGESIDADSDVSKSESSMILDTGTSEKAVTWSDVLDTVRNMLPSKAWNSLSPDLYATFWGLTLYDLHVPRSRYESEISKQHAALKTLEEVSDNSSSAITKRKKEKERIQESLDRLTGELKKHEEHVASVRRRLSREKDKWLSSCPDTLKINMEFLQRCIFPRCTFSMADSVYCAMFVHMLHSLGTPYFNTVNHIDVLICKTLQPMICCCTEYEVGRLGRFLFETLKIAYHWKSAESIYESECGNMPGFAVYYRFPNSQRVTFGQFVKVHWKWSSKITKLLIQCLESNEYMEIRNALIMLTKISGVFPVTRKTGYNIEKRVAKIKNDEREDLKVLATGVAAALAARKSSWVTDEEFGMGFLELKAPPVHTPSQNGLVGGVSHGDSTGGRSSVNQQPESGAKDQLSKTKTTGRTENIPSKSDHGQPKSKGSNPSDTQQSMSKKPMDQKETDESPRISDENPGKAGSKYSEAEVKPSSKRGASSASTNKSTKQDLGKDDGKSGKAAGRTSSADNDVIYLGSRQAGLTKASPSTAGNGSLASGSSKVKDDGAEASDTQKQSTRTAHSPRHEISTSLRSSDRLQKRASAVEDSDRISKRRKADAEHKEHDSEARPSDRDRSAEGRVDLNKTPSDDQSTQRDQDRAKDKGNERQDRDHRERVERSDKTRADDVVKARDKSMERYGRERSVERGLDKGTTRSYDRNKDERNKDDRSKLRHSEASLEKPHGDDRSLSQGLPPPPPLPPNIVPHSMASKEDPERRAGGTRHSQRLSPRHDERERRRSEENTSVSAEDSKRRRDDDVRDRKRDDRETVILKGEEREREREREREREKSIPLKDDFEASKRRKIKRDQQVSSAEPGEYSPMPHQSSLSMGMGQSSYEGREQRKSSSSMIQHGGYPEEPSIRLLGKEASSKMARRDPDPMYDREWEEDKRRKRRDRK from the exons ATGTCTCTTCCGCTACTGGAGTGTAAGTACGTGACGGAGGAGTTCGTTCGCGAAGGGAAGAGTGGTGGCAACTACGGCTCCAAGCTGCCCAGCTCCGTACCGATGCTTCGTTTCCTCTACGAGCTCTGTTGGGTTTTG GTCCGTGGCGAGTTGCCGATTCAGAGCTGTAAGGCGGTGTTGGAGAAGGTGAAGTTTTTGGATAATCCGTCGAAAGAGGAGTTAGCTTCTTGTTTTGCGGATGTTGTGACTCAGATTGCTCAAGAT CTTACCATGTCGGGTGATCAGCGTTCTCGCCTAACAAAATTG GCAAAATGGCTTGTGGAATCACAGACAGTTCCTCAAAGAATTTTCCAAGAGCGTTGTGAG GAGGAGTTTTTATGGGAAGCTGAAATGGTTAAAATAAAAGCCCAAGATTTGAAGGGGAAAGAG GTGCGATTAAACACTCGTCTTCTGTACCAGCAGACAAAGTTCAACTTACTCCGTGAAGAAAGCGAGGGATATGCCAAATTG ATTACCCTTTTATGCCGAGGATCTGCAGGTTCTTCCCATAATGCATCAGCAGCAACCATGGGAATTATCAAG TCATTAATTGGGCACTTTGACCTTGATCCGAACCGTGTTTTCGACATT GTTTTGGATTGCTTTGAACTGGAACAAGATTACGACACGTTTCTCAATCTAATTCCTATCTTCCCCAAG TCTCATGCTTCACAAATTCTTGGATTTAAATTTCAATACTATCAGAGATTGGAGGTGAATAGCCCGGTTCCATCTGGGCTCTATAAGCTTACGGCCTTGCTAGTGAAGAAGGATTTTATCAATCTTGAAAGCAT ATATGCACATCTGCTACCTAAGGACGAAGAAGTTTTTGAGGATTATAATACTTATTCTGCAAAGCGTTTTGAAGAG GCCAATAATATTGGAAAGATAAATCTTGCTGCTACTGGGAAGGATCTTATGGAGGATGAGAAACAAGGAGATTTCAAAGTAGATCTCTATGCTGCTTTAGACATGGAACGTGAAGCTGTTACTGAGCGAATACCAGAGCTTGAAAATAATCAGACTTTGGGCCTCCTTGATGGTTTCCTCTCCGTGGACGACTG GAAGCATGCCAATATCATGTTCGAGCGTCTTGCGCCTCTTAATCCAGTGGCTCACAATCATATATGTGGTGGCTTGCTTAG gcttatagagaaaaaaatcacTCTTGCTTATCGCATTGCCCGTCAGACACGTTTTCAAAATTCTTCTCCTGCGGGTTCAGAAAAGATTACTCCCGCTGCTAATATAGTATTCGACGATGAGACTTGTCGAGATCTTAAAGATGTGTTTCAGATGCTTGTTACAGTTGGACCCTACTTGTACCGTAATACACAACTGCTGCAGAAG ATTTGTAGAGTATTAAGGGTTTACTACTTGTCATCAAATCAACAAAAGGAAGTTCGGTTTAGAGTGGAAGAAGCTCTTGGAACTTGCCTTTTGCCATCGTTACAGTTAATACCTGCAAATCCAGCAGTTGGTCATGAGATTTGGGAAGTGATGAGTCTCCTTCCATATGAG GTTCGTTATCGCTTATATGGCGAGTGGGAGAAGGACGATGAGCGGAATCCTTTGCTGTTGGCAGCAAGGCAAGTGGCTAAG TTGGACACTAGATGGATCCTGAAACGGCTtgcaaaagaaaatttgaagCCGTTAGGAAGAATGGTGGCAAAACTAGCTCATGCCAATCCCATGACGGTGCTTCGGACAATTGTGATACAG ATTGAAGCATATAAAGATATGATTGCTCCTGTTGTAGACGCCTTCAAGTACTTGACACAG CTCGAGTATGATATCCTGGAATATGTCGTGATTGAGAGGCTGGTGCAAAGCGGACGAGCTAAACTCAAAGATGACGGGATTAATTTATCAGACTGGCTTCAATCCTTGGCTTCATTTTGGGGTCACCT GTGTAAGAAGTATCCATCAATGGAGTTAAGGGGTCTTTTCCAGTATCTCGTTAACCAGTTAAAGAGAGGCGAAGGGATTGAGCTTGTTCTTCTCCAG GAACTGATCCAGCAGATGGCAAATGTACAATACACTGAGAACCTTACTGAAGATCAGTTGGATGCCATGGCAGGAAGTGAGACATTACGTTATCACGCAACATCCTTTGGCATGACACGGAACAACAAG GCACTTGTCAAATCATCCAACCGTCTACGAGATTCGTTACTTCCAAATGATGAACCAAAGTTAGCTATCCCCCTTTTGTTACTTATCGCCCAGCATCGTTCTCT AGTTGTGGTAAATGCGGATGCACCCTATATTAAGATGGTTACTGAACAGTTCGACAGATGTCATGGAATTCTCCTCCAATATGTGGACTTTCTTTCTAGCGCTGTTAGTCCTGCTACTGCTTATGCTCAGCTCGTACCTTCGCTTGAAGAGCTTGTTCAGACTAACCATCTTGAGCCAGAg GTCGCGTTTTTGGTATTTCGACCTGTGATGAGGCTCTTCAAGTGTGGACGGAATGGTGATGTTTCATGGCCTTTGGACAGTGGGGAATCTATTGATGCAGATTCCGATGTATCAAAATCTGAGAGTTCCATGATTCTTGATACCGGCACATCTGAAAAAGCTGTAAC GTGGTCTGATGTTCTTGATACAGTAAGAAATATGCTGCCCTCGAAAGCTTGGAATAGTCTGTCGCCAGACCTCTACGCTACATTTTGGGGGCTTACTCTGTATGATCTCCATGTTCCCAGAAGTCGTTATGAGTCTGAGATATCTAAGCAACATGCTGCCCTTAAGACTCTTGAAGAAGTTTCTGATAACTCTAGCTCAGCAATTacgaagagaaaaaaagagaaggaaagGATTCAAGAATCTCTTGATCGTCTAACCGGTGAACTGAAAAAGCATGAAGAACATGTTGCCTCTGTCCGTAGAAGACTTTCACGTGAAAAGGATAAATGGTTGAGCTCCTGTCCTGATACTTTGAAGATCAATATGGAGTTCCTGCAACGTTGTATTTTCCCTCGTTGCACATTTAGCATGGCAGATTCTGTGTACTGTGCTATGTTCGTACATATGCTCCACTCTCTCGGAACACCCTATTTTAACACAGTCAACCACATTGATGTGCTGATATGTAAAACGCTACAACCGATGATCTGCTGCTGCACTGAATACGAAGTTGGAAGACTTGGGAGGTTTTTATTCGAGACCTTAAAGATTGCATACCACTGGAAG AGTGCAGAATCAATCTATGAAAGTGAGTGCGGAAACATGCCAGGGTTTGCTGTTTATTATAGATTCCCGAACAGCCAGCGTGTCACATTTGGACAATTTGTGAAG GTACACTGGAAATGGTCTTCAAAAATTACAAAGCTTTTGATCCAGTGTCTGGAGTCAAATGAGTACATGGAGATTCGAAATGCCCTAATTATGCTAACAAAAATATCTGGTGTATTCCCAGTTACTCGGAAGACTGGCTATAATATCGAGAAACGG GTAGCGAAGATTAAAAATGATGAGCGAGAGGACCTTAAGGTCTTGGCAACTGGTGTGGCCGCTGCTCTGGCTGCAAGAAAA TCATCATGGGTTACAGACGAAGAATTTGGCATGGGTTTCCTCGAACTAAAGGCTCCGCCAGTGCATACTCCTTCCCAGAATGGCTTGGTAGGTGGTGTCTCTCATGGTGATTCAACTGGGGGAAGATCTAGTGTTAACCAGCAGCCCGAGTCTGGCGCCAAGGACCAGTTGTCAAAAACTAAAACGACAGGAAGAACGGAAAATATACCTTCAAAATCTGATCATGGACAACCAAAATCAAAGGGAAGCAATCCATCGGATACCCAACAATCCATGTCTAAGAAACCAATGGACCAAAAGGAAACAGATGAATCCCCCAGAATATCTGACGAGAATCCTGGCAAAGCTGGTTCGAAGTATTCTGAAGCAGAG GTAAAACCTTCTTCTAAACGAGGTGCATCGTCTGCATCGACGAATAAATCAACAAAACAAGATTTGGGAAAAGATGATGGAAAGTCCGGTAAAGCTGCTGGAAGAACGTCCTCAGCTGACAACGATGTTATTTATCTGGGGAGCAGGCAAGCAGGTCTGACCAAAGCCTCTCCCAGCACAGCAGGCAATGGTAGCTTAGCTTCTGGTTCGTCCAAAG TGAAAGATGATGGTGCTGAAGCTTCAGATACTCAAAAGCAATCTACTCGGACTGCTCATTCCCCTAGGCATGAAATTAGCACTTCCTTGAGGTCGAGTGACAGGTTACAAAAACGAGCTAGTGCTGTTGAAGATAGTGATAGAATAAGTAAACGCCGTAAAGCAGATGCTGAGCACAAAGAGCATGACAGTGAGGCTCGACCGAGTGATCGAGACAGATCAGCAGAGGGTAGGGTGGATTTAAACAAAACACCCAGTGATGACCAAAGCACACAGAGAGATCAAGATAGGGCAAAGGATAAGGGTAATGAAAGACAGGACAGAGACCACAGAGAAAGAGTCGAGCGTTCTGATAAAACTCGTGCAGATGATGTGGTGAAAGCACGAGATAAATCCATGGAACGCTATGGTAGAGAGCGCTCAGTTGAGAGGGGGCTTGATAAAGGAACAACTAGGAGTTACGATAGAAACAAGGatgaaagaaacaaagatgATAGAAGCAAATTGCGTCATAGCGAGGCGTCACTTGAGAAACCTCATGGTGATGATCGTTCTCTTTCTCAAGGCTTACCCCCACCTCCACCTCTACCTCCTAACATCGTTCCACACTCTATGGCCTCGAAAGAAGACCCCGAGAGGAGAGCCGGAGGCACAAGGCATTCTCAGAGGCTTTCCCCGAGGCATGATGAAAGAGAGAGACGACGCTCTGAAGAGAATACATCAGTTTCTGCGGAAGATTCAAAACGAAGAAGAGATGACGATGTTCGTGACAGAAAGCGAGATGACCGAGAAACCGTCATTTTGAAG GGAGAAGAAAGGGAACGGGAAAGggaaagagagagggagagagaaaaaAGTATCCCTTTGAAAGATGATTTTGAAGCctccaagagaagaaagataAAGAGGGATCAACAGGTCTCATCTGCAGAGCCAGGGGAATACTCTCCAATGCCACATCAGTCATCTTTATCAATGGGTATGGGACAATCATCGTACGAAGGCAGAGAGCAGCGAAAGAGCAGTAGTAGTATGATTCAACATGGAGGTTATCCTGAAGAGCCAAGCATCAGACTTCTTGGTAAAGAAGCTTCCAGCAAGATGGCTCGTCGTGATCCTGACCC AATGTATGATCGCGAGTGGGAAGAAGACAAGAGGCGGAAGCGGAGAGATCGGAAGTAG
- the LOC108822082 gene encoding THO complex subunit 2 isoform X1 translates to MSLPLLECKYVTEEFVREGKSGGNYGSKLPSSVPMLRFLYELCWVLVRGELPIQSCKAVLEKVKFLDNPSKEELASCFADVVTQIAQDLTMSGDQRSRLTKLAKWLVESQTVPQRIFQERCEEEFLWEAEMVKIKAQDLKGKEVRLNTRLLYQQTKFNLLREESEGYAKLITLLCRGSAGSSHNASAATMGIIKSLIGHFDLDPNRVFDIVLDCFELEQDYDTFLNLIPIFPKSHASQILGFKFQYYQRLEVNSPVPSGLYKLTALLVKKDFINLESIYAHLLPKDEEVFEDYNTYSAKRFEEANNIGKINLAATGKDLMEDEKQGDFKVDLYAALDMEREAVTERIPELENNQTLGLLDGFLSVDDWKHANIMFERLAPLNPVAHNHICGGLLRLIEKKITLAYRIARQTRFQNSSPAGSEKITPAANIVFDDETCRDLKDVFQMLVTVGPYLYRNTQLLQKICRVLRVYYLSSNQQKEVRFRVEEALGTCLLPSLQLIPANPAVGHEIWEVMSLLPYEVRYRLYGEWEKDDERNPLLLAARQVAKLDTRWILKRLAKENLKPLGRMVAKLAHANPMTVLRTIVIQIEAYKDMIAPVVDAFKYLTQLEYDILEYVVIERLVQSGRAKLKDDGINLSDWLQSLASFWGHLCKKYPSMELRGLFQYLVNQLKRGEGIELVLLQELIQQMANVQYTENLTEDQLDAMAGSETLRYHATSFGMTRNNKALVKSSNRLRDSLLPNDEPKLAIPLLLLIAQHRSLVVVNADAPYIKMVTEQFDRCHGILLQYVDFLSSAVSPATAYAQLVPSLEELVQTNHLEPEVAFLVFRPVMRLFKCGRNGDVSWPLDSGESIDADSDVSKSESSMILDTGTSEKAVTWSDVLDTVRNMLPSKAWNSLSPDLYATFWGLTLYDLHVPRSRYESEISKQHAALKTLEEVSDNSSSAITKRKKEKERIQESLDRLTGELKKHEEHVASVRRRLSREKDKWLSSCPDTLKINMEFLQRCIFPRCTFSMADSVYCAMFVHMLHSLGTPYFNTVNHIDVLICKTLQPMICCCTEYEVGRLGRFLFETLKIAYHWKSAESIYESECGNMPGFAVYYRFPNSQRVTFGQFVKVHWKWSSKITKLLIQCLESNEYMEIRNALIMLTKISGVFPVTRKTGYNIEKRATKIKNDEREDLKVLATGVAAALAARKSSWVTDEEFGMGFLELKAPPVHTPSQNGLVGGVSHGDSTGGRSSVNQQPESGAKDQLSKTKTTGRTENIPSKSDHGQPKSKGSNPSDTQQSMSKKPMDQKETDESPRISDENPGKAGSKYSEAEVKPSSKRGASSASTNKSTKQDLGKDDGKSGKAAGRTSSADNDVIYLGSRQAGLTKASPSTAGNGSLASGSSKVKDDGAEASDTQKQSTRTAHSPRHEISTSLRSSDRLQKRASAVEDSDRISKRRKADAEHKEHDSEARPSDRDRSAEGRVDLNKTPSDDQSTQRDQDRAKDKGNERQDRDHRERVERSDKTRADDVVKARDKSMERYGRERSVERGLDKGTTRSYDRNKDERNKDDRSKLRHSEASLEKPHGDDRSLSQGLPPPPPLPPNIVPHSMASKEDPERRAGGTRHSQRLSPRHDERERRRSEENTSVSAEDSKRRRDDDVRDRKRDDRETVILKGEEREREREREREREKSIPLKDDFEASKRRKIKRDQQVSSAEPGEYSPMPHQSSLSMGMGQSSYEGREQRKSSSSMIQHGGYPEEPSIRLLGKEASSKMARRDPDPMYDREWEEDKRRKRRDRK, encoded by the exons ATGTCTCTTCCGCTACTGGAGTGTAAGTACGTGACGGAGGAGTTCGTTCGCGAAGGGAAGAGTGGTGGCAACTACGGCTCCAAGCTGCCCAGCTCCGTACCGATGCTTCGTTTCCTCTACGAGCTCTGTTGGGTTTTG GTCCGTGGCGAGTTGCCGATTCAGAGCTGTAAGGCGGTGTTGGAGAAGGTGAAGTTTTTGGATAATCCGTCGAAAGAGGAGTTAGCTTCTTGTTTTGCGGATGTTGTGACTCAGATTGCTCAAGAT CTTACCATGTCGGGTGATCAGCGTTCTCGCCTAACAAAATTG GCAAAATGGCTTGTGGAATCACAGACAGTTCCTCAAAGAATTTTCCAAGAGCGTTGTGAG GAGGAGTTTTTATGGGAAGCTGAAATGGTTAAAATAAAAGCCCAAGATTTGAAGGGGAAAGAG GTGCGATTAAACACTCGTCTTCTGTACCAGCAGACAAAGTTCAACTTACTCCGTGAAGAAAGCGAGGGATATGCCAAATTG ATTACCCTTTTATGCCGAGGATCTGCAGGTTCTTCCCATAATGCATCAGCAGCAACCATGGGAATTATCAAG TCATTAATTGGGCACTTTGACCTTGATCCGAACCGTGTTTTCGACATT GTTTTGGATTGCTTTGAACTGGAACAAGATTACGACACGTTTCTCAATCTAATTCCTATCTTCCCCAAG TCTCATGCTTCACAAATTCTTGGATTTAAATTTCAATACTATCAGAGATTGGAGGTGAATAGCCCGGTTCCATCTGGGCTCTATAAGCTTACGGCCTTGCTAGTGAAGAAGGATTTTATCAATCTTGAAAGCAT ATATGCACATCTGCTACCTAAGGACGAAGAAGTTTTTGAGGATTATAATACTTATTCTGCAAAGCGTTTTGAAGAG GCCAATAATATTGGAAAGATAAATCTTGCTGCTACTGGGAAGGATCTTATGGAGGATGAGAAACAAGGAGATTTCAAAGTAGATCTCTATGCTGCTTTAGACATGGAACGTGAAGCTGTTACTGAGCGAATACCAGAGCTTGAAAATAATCAGACTTTGGGCCTCCTTGATGGTTTCCTCTCCGTGGACGACTG GAAGCATGCCAATATCATGTTCGAGCGTCTTGCGCCTCTTAATCCAGTGGCTCACAATCATATATGTGGTGGCTTGCTTAG gcttatagagaaaaaaatcacTCTTGCTTATCGCATTGCCCGTCAGACACGTTTTCAAAATTCTTCTCCTGCGGGTTCAGAAAAGATTACTCCCGCTGCTAATATAGTATTCGACGATGAGACTTGTCGAGATCTTAAAGATGTGTTTCAGATGCTTGTTACAGTTGGACCCTACTTGTACCGTAATACACAACTGCTGCAGAAG ATTTGTAGAGTATTAAGGGTTTACTACTTGTCATCAAATCAACAAAAGGAAGTTCGGTTTAGAGTGGAAGAAGCTCTTGGAACTTGCCTTTTGCCATCGTTACAGTTAATACCTGCAAATCCAGCAGTTGGTCATGAGATTTGGGAAGTGATGAGTCTCCTTCCATATGAG GTTCGTTATCGCTTATATGGCGAGTGGGAGAAGGACGATGAGCGGAATCCTTTGCTGTTGGCAGCAAGGCAAGTGGCTAAG TTGGACACTAGATGGATCCTGAAACGGCTtgcaaaagaaaatttgaagCCGTTAGGAAGAATGGTGGCAAAACTAGCTCATGCCAATCCCATGACGGTGCTTCGGACAATTGTGATACAG ATTGAAGCATATAAAGATATGATTGCTCCTGTTGTAGACGCCTTCAAGTACTTGACACAG CTCGAGTATGATATCCTGGAATATGTCGTGATTGAGAGGCTGGTGCAAAGCGGACGAGCTAAACTCAAAGATGACGGGATTAATTTATCAGACTGGCTTCAATCCTTGGCTTCATTTTGGGGTCACCT GTGTAAGAAGTATCCATCAATGGAGTTAAGGGGTCTTTTCCAGTATCTCGTTAACCAGTTAAAGAGAGGCGAAGGGATTGAGCTTGTTCTTCTCCAG GAACTGATCCAGCAGATGGCAAATGTACAATACACTGAGAACCTTACTGAAGATCAGTTGGATGCCATGGCAGGAAGTGAGACATTACGTTATCACGCAACATCCTTTGGCATGACACGGAACAACAAG GCACTTGTCAAATCATCCAACCGTCTACGAGATTCGTTACTTCCAAATGATGAACCAAAGTTAGCTATCCCCCTTTTGTTACTTATCGCCCAGCATCGTTCTCT AGTTGTGGTAAATGCGGATGCACCCTATATTAAGATGGTTACTGAACAGTTCGACAGATGTCATGGAATTCTCCTCCAATATGTGGACTTTCTTTCTAGCGCTGTTAGTCCTGCTACTGCTTATGCTCAGCTCGTACCTTCGCTTGAAGAGCTTGTTCAGACTAACCATCTTGAGCCAGAg GTCGCGTTTTTGGTATTTCGACCTGTGATGAGGCTCTTCAAGTGTGGACGGAATGGTGATGTTTCATGGCCTTTGGACAGTGGGGAATCTATTGATGCAGATTCCGATGTATCAAAATCTGAGAGTTCCATGATTCTTGATACCGGCACATCTGAAAAAGCTGTAAC GTGGTCTGATGTTCTTGATACAGTAAGAAATATGCTGCCCTCGAAAGCTTGGAATAGTCTGTCGCCAGACCTCTACGCTACATTTTGGGGGCTTACTCTGTATGATCTCCATGTTCCCAGAAGTCGTTATGAGTCTGAGATATCTAAGCAACATGCTGCCCTTAAGACTCTTGAAGAAGTTTCTGATAACTCTAGCTCAGCAATTacgaagagaaaaaaagagaaggaaagGATTCAAGAATCTCTTGATCGTCTAACCGGTGAACTGAAAAAGCATGAAGAACATGTTGCCTCTGTCCGTAGAAGACTTTCACGTGAAAAGGATAAATGGTTGAGCTCCTGTCCTGATACTTTGAAGATCAATATGGAGTTCCTGCAACGTTGTATTTTCCCTCGTTGCACATTTAGCATGGCAGATTCTGTGTACTGTGCTATGTTCGTACATATGCTCCACTCTCTCGGAACACCCTATTTTAACACAGTCAACCACATTGATGTGCTGATATGTAAAACGCTACAACCGATGATCTGCTGCTGCACTGAATACGAAGTTGGAAGACTTGGGAGGTTTTTATTCGAGACCTTAAAGATTGCATACCACTGGAAG AGTGCAGAATCAATCTATGAAAGTGAGTGCGGAAACATGCCAGGGTTTGCTGTTTATTATAGATTCCCGAACAGCCAGCGTGTCACATTTGGACAATTTGTGAAG GTACACTGGAAATGGTCTTCAAAAATTACAAAGCTTTTGATCCAGTGTCTGGAGTCAAATGAGTACATGGAGATTCGAAATGCCCTAATTATGCTAACAAAAATATCTGGTGTATTCCCAGTTACTCGGAAGACTGGCTATAATATCGAGAAACGGGCAA CGAAGATTAAAAATGATGAGCGAGAGGACCTTAAGGTCTTGGCAACTGGTGTGGCCGCTGCTCTGGCTGCAAGAAAA TCATCATGGGTTACAGACGAAGAATTTGGCATGGGTTTCCTCGAACTAAAGGCTCCGCCAGTGCATACTCCTTCCCAGAATGGCTTGGTAGGTGGTGTCTCTCATGGTGATTCAACTGGGGGAAGATCTAGTGTTAACCAGCAGCCCGAGTCTGGCGCCAAGGACCAGTTGTCAAAAACTAAAACGACAGGAAGAACGGAAAATATACCTTCAAAATCTGATCATGGACAACCAAAATCAAAGGGAAGCAATCCATCGGATACCCAACAATCCATGTCTAAGAAACCAATGGACCAAAAGGAAACAGATGAATCCCCCAGAATATCTGACGAGAATCCTGGCAAAGCTGGTTCGAAGTATTCTGAAGCAGAG GTAAAACCTTCTTCTAAACGAGGTGCATCGTCTGCATCGACGAATAAATCAACAAAACAAGATTTGGGAAAAGATGATGGAAAGTCCGGTAAAGCTGCTGGAAGAACGTCCTCAGCTGACAACGATGTTATTTATCTGGGGAGCAGGCAAGCAGGTCTGACCAAAGCCTCTCCCAGCACAGCAGGCAATGGTAGCTTAGCTTCTGGTTCGTCCAAAG TGAAAGATGATGGTGCTGAAGCTTCAGATACTCAAAAGCAATCTACTCGGACTGCTCATTCCCCTAGGCATGAAATTAGCACTTCCTTGAGGTCGAGTGACAGGTTACAAAAACGAGCTAGTGCTGTTGAAGATAGTGATAGAATAAGTAAACGCCGTAAAGCAGATGCTGAGCACAAAGAGCATGACAGTGAGGCTCGACCGAGTGATCGAGACAGATCAGCAGAGGGTAGGGTGGATTTAAACAAAACACCCAGTGATGACCAAAGCACACAGAGAGATCAAGATAGGGCAAAGGATAAGGGTAATGAAAGACAGGACAGAGACCACAGAGAAAGAGTCGAGCGTTCTGATAAAACTCGTGCAGATGATGTGGTGAAAGCACGAGATAAATCCATGGAACGCTATGGTAGAGAGCGCTCAGTTGAGAGGGGGCTTGATAAAGGAACAACTAGGAGTTACGATAGAAACAAGGatgaaagaaacaaagatgATAGAAGCAAATTGCGTCATAGCGAGGCGTCACTTGAGAAACCTCATGGTGATGATCGTTCTCTTTCTCAAGGCTTACCCCCACCTCCACCTCTACCTCCTAACATCGTTCCACACTCTATGGCCTCGAAAGAAGACCCCGAGAGGAGAGCCGGAGGCACAAGGCATTCTCAGAGGCTTTCCCCGAGGCATGATGAAAGAGAGAGACGACGCTCTGAAGAGAATACATCAGTTTCTGCGGAAGATTCAAAACGAAGAAGAGATGACGATGTTCGTGACAGAAAGCGAGATGACCGAGAAACCGTCATTTTGAAG GGAGAAGAAAGGGAACGGGAAAGggaaagagagagggagagagaaaaaAGTATCCCTTTGAAAGATGATTTTGAAGCctccaagagaagaaagataAAGAGGGATCAACAGGTCTCATCTGCAGAGCCAGGGGAATACTCTCCAATGCCACATCAGTCATCTTTATCAATGGGTATGGGACAATCATCGTACGAAGGCAGAGAGCAGCGAAAGAGCAGTAGTAGTATGATTCAACATGGAGGTTATCCTGAAGAGCCAAGCATCAGACTTCTTGGTAAAGAAGCTTCCAGCAAGATGGCTCGTCGTGATCCTGACCC AATGTATGATCGCGAGTGGGAAGAAGACAAGAGGCGGAAGCGGAGAGATCGGAAGTAG